Proteins found in one Pontibacter sp. SGAir0037 genomic segment:
- a CDS encoding sodium:solute symporter, with translation MHFIDLSIFILYMLAMLGVGFYFLKKNQGADDYYVGGRTMGSGHIGLSVVATDVGGGFSIGLGGLGFALGLSGSWMLFTGLLGAWLAAVFLIPKVKNKSAFQRFLTFPQIFGYYFNTRVALLAGVISAIGYTGFTSSQILAGAKLASGTFANLDLTTALLIMGVIAVVYTVMGGLKAVIYTDTIQWAILMGGLVFIGIPVSFLAVGGDMGALTFSQLFNWTWLAEQSSRSMNAIRTTLPPEFLSLTNITWQELVNWSITIIPIWFVGMTLYQRIYACRDERTAKRAWYLAGLFEWPIMAFMGVSLGILARVASEQGMFEALGAATGSAVDPETGLPMLLRTVLPVGLMGLMLSAYFSAILSTADSCLMASSGNIVTDIISYFRKMDPDAPSTLRLSQLVTLLVGAFALWLASTMTNVLDLMLYSYAFMVSGLFVPVIGALFWKRRSNAGAFWAMLAGGLVTVLLQIQERFSLPFGLDPNMFGLLASFVLYLTLTLLYPNKNRIEHDRNK, from the coding sequence ATGCATTTTATCGATTTATCCATTTTTATCCTTTACATGCTGGCCATGCTTGGCGTGGGTTTTTACTTTTTAAAGAAGAACCAGGGCGCTGACGACTATTATGTAGGCGGACGAACAATGGGTAGTGGCCATATCGGTTTATCTGTTGTGGCAACGGATGTAGGCGGAGGCTTTTCGATTGGTTTAGGCGGCCTGGGCTTTGCCTTGGGCTTATCTGGTTCCTGGATGTTATTTACTGGTTTACTGGGTGCCTGGCTCGCAGCCGTTTTTCTCATTCCCAAAGTAAAGAACAAAAGCGCTTTCCAGCGCTTTTTAACCTTTCCCCAGATCTTCGGGTATTACTTTAATACTCGTGTTGCTTTACTGGCTGGTGTTATTTCTGCGATAGGCTATACCGGCTTTACCAGCTCGCAGATTCTGGCTGGCGCTAAACTGGCTAGCGGCACCTTCGCAAACCTCGACCTCACCACTGCCCTCCTGATTATGGGAGTAATAGCAGTGGTGTATACTGTAATGGGCGGTTTAAAAGCTGTTATTTACACCGATACCATTCAATGGGCCATATTGATGGGAGGACTCGTTTTTATTGGTATACCTGTCTCTTTCCTGGCAGTAGGTGGTGATATGGGTGCGCTTACCTTTAGCCAATTATTCAACTGGACCTGGCTAGCGGAACAGTCTTCCCGGAGCATGAATGCCATCCGAACGACTCTCCCACCAGAATTCTTAAGCCTTACGAACATTACCTGGCAGGAACTGGTGAACTGGAGCATTACCATTATACCCATTTGGTTTGTCGGCATGACACTTTACCAGCGCATTTATGCCTGCCGCGATGAGCGGACAGCGAAGCGGGCCTGGTACCTGGCAGGTTTATTTGAATGGCCAATTATGGCTTTTATGGGCGTGAGCCTGGGGATTTTAGCGCGTGTAGCCTCGGAACAAGGGATGTTTGAGGCACTTGGCGCAGCCACAGGAAGCGCTGTGGATCCCGAAACAGGTTTGCCGATGTTGCTCCGAACGGTGCTGCCTGTTGGGTTGATGGGACTGATGCTGTCTGCCTATTTCTCTGCCATTCTCTCGACAGCCGATAGTTGCCTGATGGCTTCTTCGGGCAATATTGTAACAGACATTATTTCCTATTTCAGGAAAATGGATCCTGATGCGCCTTCCACCCTGCGTTTATCTCAGTTAGTTACCCTGCTTGTAGGTGCCTTTGCGCTGTGGCTGGCCTCTACCATGACGAACGTGCTGGACCTGATGCTATACTCCTATGCCTTTATGGTGTCCGGTTTGTTTGTGCCTGTTATAGGTGCCTTGTTCTGGAAAAGGCGCAGCAATGCCGGAGCTTTCTGGGCCATGCTGGCTGGCGGGCTGGTTACAGTGCTGCTGCAGATACAGGAGCGCTTCAGTCTGCCCTTCGGTCTGGATCCGAATATGTTCGGCCTGCTGGCTTCCTTTGTGCTTTATTTAACGTTAACATTATTATACCCGAATAAAAACCGAATCGAACATGACAGAAACAAATAA
- a CDS encoding GNAT family N-acetyltransferase, translated as MTETNNISYYIFTPANNSELERDEVIDFLFHQLDEYGDAREDIAKCMAYALSEAEGKGGAVLVARNDGNIVGALILNNTGMSGYIPENILVYVAVHNSQRGKGVGKALVQLAADNTEGSIALHVEPQNPARTLYEKLGFTNKYLEYRLHR; from the coding sequence ATGACAGAAACAAATAACATTAGCTACTACATTTTTACACCAGCCAATAACAGTGAGCTTGAGCGCGACGAAGTGATTGATTTTCTGTTTCACCAATTGGATGAATACGGAGATGCGCGTGAAGACATTGCCAAATGCATGGCGTACGCGCTTTCGGAGGCCGAGGGAAAAGGAGGAGCTGTGTTGGTAGCGCGAAACGATGGAAACATTGTAGGGGCGTTAATACTGAATAATACGGGTATGAGCGGGTATATACCTGAAAATATACTGGTTTATGTGGCCGTTCACAACAGCCAGCGAGGGAAAGGCGTAGGAAAAGCGCTTGTTCAGCTGGCTGCCGATAACACGGAAGGAAGTATTGCGCTACATGTGGAGCCGCAAAATCCGGCCCGTACATTATATGAGAAGCTGGGCTTTACAAATAAATATTTAGAATATAGACTACACCGATAA
- a CDS encoding alanine racemase — translation MAVLKLHRKKLQHNYNHLNKVFRERGIEWGIVTKLLCGEELFLREVLDLGVEEIHDSRVTNLKAIKHIDPTVQTVYIKPAPKKSIPEIVEFADVSFETELEIIRLISEEAGRQGKTHKIMIMIEMGDLREGVMGDDLVKFYEQVFELPHITIVGLGANFNCLHGVMPTQDKLIQLSLYKQVIDAKFNLEIPWVSGGTSVTIPLLFNHQLPKGVNHFRIGEALFFGLNLFTGDTFEGMHDDVFEFCAEIIELQEKPKIPIGILAENPSGHSFEIDESLYGQTSHRAILDAGLLDINPKFLLPKDEALEVIGASSDMLVVELGQNEMQYKVGDTLTFNLRYMGALSIMNSRYITKEVVAE, via the coding sequence ATGGCTGTACTAAAGCTACACCGAAAGAAACTTCAGCATAACTACAACCATCTCAATAAGGTATTCCGGGAGCGAGGTATAGAATGGGGTATTGTTACCAAATTGCTTTGCGGAGAAGAGCTTTTCCTGAGAGAAGTACTGGACCTTGGGGTAGAAGAAATACATGATTCCAGGGTAACCAACCTGAAAGCAATCAAACATATAGACCCGACTGTGCAGACTGTTTATATCAAACCTGCACCAAAAAAGAGCATTCCTGAAATTGTGGAGTTTGCTGATGTCAGCTTTGAGACGGAACTGGAGATAATCCGCCTAATCTCGGAAGAGGCAGGCAGACAAGGCAAAACGCATAAGATCATGATCATGATTGAAATGGGAGATTTGCGGGAGGGAGTAATGGGCGATGACCTGGTGAAGTTTTACGAGCAGGTTTTCGAATTGCCACACATAACTATAGTTGGACTTGGCGCTAATTTCAACTGCCTGCATGGTGTTATGCCTACACAAGATAAACTTATACAGCTCAGCCTGTACAAGCAGGTAATAGATGCAAAATTCAACCTGGAAATACCCTGGGTGTCCGGCGGTACATCCGTAACCATACCCTTGCTGTTTAATCACCAACTGCCTAAAGGTGTCAACCATTTCAGGATTGGCGAAGCGCTGTTTTTCGGGTTAAATCTTTTTACCGGGGACACCTTTGAAGGCATGCACGACGATGTGTTTGAGTTTTGTGCTGAAATCATAGAACTGCAGGAAAAGCCTAAAATTCCCATTGGTATTCTGGCCGAAAACCCGAGCGGCCATAGCTTTGAAATAGATGAGTCGCTGTACGGGCAAACATCCCACAGAGCTATTTTGGATGCCGGCTTACTTGACATTAACCCAAAATTCCTGCTTCCGAAAGATGAGGCTCTGGAGGTAATAGGGGCTAGTTCGGATATGCTGGTAGTTGAACTGGGGCAGAATGAGATGCAGTATAAAGTTGGTGATACCCTCACTTTTAACCTGCGCTATATGGGTGCCCTCAGCATCATGAACTCGAGATATATCACCAAAGAAGTGGTGGCCGAATAA
- a CDS encoding universal stress protein, with amino-acid sequence MNTLKRLMVGLDLTEMDETLIRYTAFLCRISSIQKVYFIHTERSLDIHDDVFHDIDRQGLSAGEAIHTAISDKVQPHFNNLPQVQLEIKVLEGSPLKELLHISKSEQIDLAVVGRKLRLKGSGLLSQKIVRNGRVSVLFVPENFEPKLKRAVISVDFSEYSMMAMERLLNSALVNPDLELVCLHVYEVPTGYITLGISYEDFDRRMQGFAKEKFDQLLQRFPELKARTTLKLVKKHNDDDIGELIVLEAKRAKGDLLVVGAKGKTAAALFVVGSVTEKLMHYNDDMPLIVFKKKKEETGFLDALLGTD; translated from the coding sequence ATGAATACCTTAAAACGCTTAATGGTCGGGCTCGACCTGACAGAGATGGACGAGACACTGATTCGGTATACTGCTTTTTTGTGCCGCATCTCCTCCATTCAGAAAGTATACTTCATACACACCGAAAGAAGCCTGGATATACACGATGATGTATTTCATGATATTGACAGACAGGGCTTATCGGCAGGAGAGGCAATTCACACGGCTATTTCAGATAAGGTTCAGCCACACTTTAACAACCTGCCACAGGTACAACTGGAGATAAAAGTTCTGGAAGGTTCTCCGCTTAAAGAATTGCTGCATATTTCTAAGTCTGAACAAATAGACCTGGCGGTAGTTGGCAGAAAACTCCGCTTAAAGGGAAGCGGCTTATTGTCACAGAAAATAGTGCGCAACGGCCGGGTAAGTGTCCTTTTTGTTCCTGAAAATTTCGAACCGAAGCTTAAACGTGCTGTAATAAGTGTGGATTTTTCAGAATACTCTATGATGGCGATGGAGCGGCTGCTGAACTCAGCCCTTGTAAATCCAGACCTGGAGCTGGTTTGCCTGCATGTATACGAAGTACCAACAGGCTACATTACGCTTGGCATCAGCTACGAAGATTTCGATCGTCGCATGCAGGGGTTTGCCAAGGAAAAATTTGACCAGCTATTGCAGCGGTTCCCCGAGTTGAAAGCACGAACCACACTAAAACTGGTTAAGAAGCACAACGACGATGATATTGGCGAACTGATCGTACTGGAAGCTAAAAGAGCCAAAGGAGATCTATTGGTGGTAGGTGCGAAAGGAAAAACAGCCGCTGCCCTTTTTGTGGTCGGAAGCGTTACCGAAAAGCTGATGCACTACAACGACGACATGCCGCTTATCGTGTTCAAAAAGAAAAAAGAAGAGACAGGCTTTCTGGATGCGCTTTTAGGCACAGACTAA
- the mbhE gene encoding hydrogen gas-evolving membrane-bound hydrogenase subunit E, producing the protein MLIAILAGLLVAFAAPQLYRLLGKMIMVPMVLLPLALFVYFCTFLAPVLNGQTVVQEFRWISSLGVNLLFQLDGLSLFFSLLITSFGTLIMAYAASYLKGDALLGRFYLYLTLFMTAMLGVVLSANILCLLVFWEVTSISSYLLISYKHKYEVARASALQALLITNGGGLCLMAGLILLGTAGDTYSIVELQQMHSVLADHHLYVPIVLLVMLGAFTKSAQFPFHVWLPNAMAAPTPVSAYLHSATMVKAGVYLLARFTPMLGGSDLWNYTIMAVGAVTAVVGAFLALQQLDLKAILAYTTISALGSLITLIGIGSPFALQAMLVFLLAHALYKGALFMIAGTVDHATGTRDTTKLHLLGRRMPMLSAAAVLSALSMAGILPFFGFIGKELLYEGTYEAPAYAIPLTICIVFSGVAFVAVAIRLGFGIFFRKSGEPTTIAHQPETALWLPPLLLSLIGLLFGLLPGTSVTPLLNAAAAALIGAQQAGLDLALWHGFNTILMLTLLTIALGIAAYTFTNVFTTWPVHLERLYKIGPGQLYYGLKKAASVGAVALIRNVQNGSLRSYVAIIILTFVVFVVAAIWQEALFSVVSSQTWLTAFGDIELNEYLLILLMLPATIFVSTTRSRLIAITTMSLVGYAIALAYIFFGAPDLAATQFLIETLTAVLFVLVLHKLPKLSPMVKSPKINLKYISLSVLFGATMSYVMVMVRQFPLDSELKAYYGAASWLEAKGRNIVNVILVDFRAFDTLGEITVLAVAVIGIFSLLQLYPEKGDQL; encoded by the coding sequence ATGCTAATCGCCATACTTGCAGGGCTTCTTGTTGCTTTTGCTGCGCCACAGTTATACCGCCTCCTGGGCAAAATGATTATGGTGCCTATGGTGCTGTTGCCACTGGCCTTGTTTGTCTACTTTTGTACCTTTCTTGCTCCGGTCCTGAACGGGCAGACAGTGGTGCAGGAGTTTCGCTGGATTTCTTCTCTTGGGGTGAACCTGCTGTTTCAGCTCGATGGTCTTAGCCTCTTTTTTTCATTGCTGATCACCAGTTTTGGCACCCTGATTATGGCCTATGCTGCCTCTTACCTGAAAGGCGATGCACTTCTGGGCAGGTTTTACCTGTACCTCACGCTCTTTATGACAGCTATGCTGGGCGTAGTGCTGTCTGCCAATATACTCTGTTTACTGGTGTTCTGGGAAGTGACCAGTATCAGTTCTTATCTACTTATCAGCTATAAGCATAAATATGAAGTAGCGCGGGCTTCGGCTTTACAGGCACTGCTTATTACAAACGGCGGCGGCCTTTGCCTGATGGCCGGACTTATTTTGCTGGGTACAGCCGGTGATACTTATTCTATTGTAGAGCTACAGCAGATGCATTCGGTGTTGGCCGACCATCACTTATATGTGCCCATTGTGCTGCTAGTCATGCTGGGGGCTTTCACTAAATCTGCCCAGTTTCCGTTTCATGTCTGGTTACCGAATGCTATGGCGGCCCCAACACCTGTCAGCGCTTACCTGCATTCGGCAACTATGGTAAAAGCGGGTGTATACCTGCTAGCCCGATTTACGCCTATGCTCGGCGGGAGCGACCTCTGGAATTATACCATAATGGCCGTTGGAGCTGTTACAGCAGTCGTTGGAGCTTTCCTGGCTTTGCAGCAACTCGACCTGAAAGCAATACTGGCTTATACAACTATCAGTGCCTTAGGAAGCCTGATCACCCTGATCGGTATTGGCTCTCCTTTTGCCTTGCAGGCAATGCTGGTGTTCCTGTTGGCGCACGCACTCTACAAAGGAGCCTTGTTTATGATTGCCGGCACCGTAGACCATGCTACCGGCACCCGCGACACCACAAAACTGCATCTGCTTGGCCGTCGTATGCCCATGCTTTCTGCAGCAGCCGTACTATCGGCTTTATCCATGGCAGGCATTCTTCCCTTCTTCGGATTTATCGGAAAAGAACTGCTTTACGAGGGCACATACGAAGCACCGGCGTATGCCATACCGCTCACCATTTGCATTGTCTTTTCCGGCGTAGCTTTTGTGGCAGTGGCTATCCGGCTTGGCTTTGGCATCTTTTTTAGAAAATCAGGTGAGCCTACCACTATAGCACATCAACCCGAAACTGCTTTGTGGCTGCCTCCTCTCCTGCTGAGTTTGATTGGTCTGTTGTTCGGGCTGCTGCCGGGCACCTCGGTTACGCCTTTGTTAAACGCTGCGGCCGCTGCCCTGATAGGTGCACAGCAGGCAGGGCTTGATCTGGCACTCTGGCATGGCTTTAACACCATCCTGATGCTCACCCTGCTCACCATCGCGCTTGGAATAGCTGCCTATACCTTTACTAATGTGTTCACCACCTGGCCGGTGCACCTGGAGCGGCTTTATAAAATCGGTCCGGGACAGCTCTACTATGGATTAAAGAAAGCAGCTTCGGTTGGAGCAGTAGCCTTAATCAGAAACGTGCAGAATGGCTCCTTAAGGAGTTATGTGGCCATTATTATCCTCACCTTCGTAGTTTTTGTTGTCGCAGCTATCTGGCAGGAAGCTCTGTTCAGTGTTGTGAGTTCCCAAACCTGGCTTACTGCTTTCGGAGATATAGAGCTGAACGAGTACCTGCTCATACTGCTCATGCTACCTGCCACCATATTTGTAAGCACCACCAGGTCGAGGCTAATAGCCATTACCACCATGAGCCTGGTTGGCTATGCGATAGCGCTGGCTTATATTTTCTTTGGAGCTCCCGATTTGGCCGCCACGCAATTTTTGATAGAAACCCTTACAGCCGTGCTATTTGTGCTTGTGCTGCATAAACTGCCCAAACTAAGCCCGATGGTTAAGAGCCCGAAAATCAACCTGAAGTACATTTCTTTGTCTGTGCTGTTTGGTGCTACCATGTCCTATGTGATGGTTATGGTGCGGCAGTTCCCTTTAGATTCGGAACTGAAAGCCTATTATGGCGCAGCCAGTTGGCTGGAAGCCAAAGGCAGAAATATTGTAAATGTGATTCTGGTGGATTTCAGGGCATTCGACACACTGGGAGAAATCACTGTGCTGGCAGTGGCAGTGATTGGGATTTTCTCATTGCTACAACTATACCCGGAGAAAGGAGATCAGCTATGA
- a CDS encoding MnhB domain-containing protein: MKTIILAAALRLFFPLFIFFSFYILIRGHNHPGGGFIGGLILAIPFIFHVLIHGAAETQDTLFVKRVYSLKRKERESSLSYYTRNIGYRLRGLLPWYSREDKDKVLVRQFVIEPLNVIPVGLALSLISGLIPLFLGEAFLTGVWAKAQLPLIGKVGTTLLFDIGVYLLVSAVVLKITLVMSKE, encoded by the coding sequence ATGAAAACCATTATACTTGCAGCAGCGCTACGCCTGTTTTTCCCGCTGTTTATATTCTTTTCGTTTTACATCCTGATCAGGGGGCATAACCATCCTGGCGGAGGTTTTATCGGCGGGCTCATTCTGGCCATACCTTTTATTTTTCATGTGCTCATACATGGAGCAGCAGAAACCCAGGATACGCTTTTTGTGAAACGGGTTTACTCTCTTAAAAGAAAGGAGCGGGAATCATCTTTGAGCTACTACACCCGGAACATTGGTTATCGCCTGCGTGGCCTCCTTCCCTGGTACTCACGCGAGGACAAGGACAAGGTCCTGGTCCGGCAGTTTGTAATAGAACCTCTGAATGTGATTCCGGTGGGGCTTGCCCTTTCGTTAATCAGCGGATTGATTCCCCTGTTTTTAGGAGAGGCTTTTTTAACAGGCGTATGGGCAAAAGCGCAGTTGCCGCTAATAGGCAAAGTAGGAACAACCCTGTTATTTGATATAGGCGTTTACCTGCTGGTTTCGGCCGTGGTGCTTAAAATAACATTAGTCATGTCTAAAGAATAA
- a CDS encoding Na+/H+ antiporter subunit C, which produces MDLIFAIGVGLLFAASLYMILHRHLFKLIVGLMVFGLASNLYVFAIGRLTREQSAIIPADADVAVEPFADPVPQALILTAIVIGFGLQAFAIVLVKRLYQVAGTDNIDELNNTDKIDSTEN; this is translated from the coding sequence ATGGATTTAATTTTTGCAATCGGAGTGGGTTTGCTGTTTGCGGCCTCCTTATACATGATCTTACACAGGCACCTCTTTAAATTAATTGTAGGGCTGATGGTTTTTGGACTGGCAAGTAACCTGTATGTATTTGCCATCGGCAGGCTTACACGCGAACAGAGTGCCATTATACCGGCAGATGCCGATGTGGCTGTAGAGCCCTTTGCCGATCCTGTTCCGCAGGCTTTGATTCTGACGGCCATTGTTATAGGTTTTGGCTTGCAGGCTTTTGCTATTGTACTGGTAAAGCGCCTGTACCAGGTAGCAGGCACCGATAATATAGATGAGTTAAACAATACCGATAAAATAGATTCTACCGAAAACTAA
- a CDS encoding proton-conducting transporter membrane subunit → MLIQDNLILLLPMLVPLAGAILCIFCWRAVLSQKVVALLTQLCLLASTAWLFQQVVERGILTIQIGGWPAPYGITVIADLFSCLMLTASALVGLAVVLYSFYDLDKARIRFGYYPVVLIMQMGIGGTLLTGDLFNLYVWFEILLICAFVLITIGGTKQQLEGALKYVTINLIASGLLLVGIGTVYGVAGSLNMAEIAVQARNLPHTQSLFVVASMFFIVSVGIKAAAFPLFFWLPASYHTPPIAISAIIAGLLTKVGVYVLIRLFTLIFQVEPGITNSILLCMAGFSMVIGVLGAAIQTDYRKVLSFSIVSQIGYMLMGLAIFTPLAIAGSIFFIIQNMLVKANLFLVGGAVAQERGTFSFRYLGGVYKHRPLLAGIFFVSALSLAGIPPFSGFWGKLMLARAGFESGFYTIAGIAVGASIITIIYLTRIWNQVFLKDKPADAAIALLPTQPFRGILQLPMLLLLGFILAMGVYAEPFVDFTLQAADGLLNSENYINAVLHKPQAERITP, encoded by the coding sequence ATGCTGATACAAGACAACCTGATATTGCTGTTACCGATGCTGGTGCCTTTGGCAGGAGCTATTCTGTGTATTTTCTGCTGGAGGGCTGTTTTGAGTCAGAAAGTGGTGGCACTGCTCACCCAGCTTTGCCTGCTGGCCAGCACCGCATGGTTGTTTCAGCAGGTGGTGGAGAGAGGAATTTTAACTATACAGATCGGTGGCTGGCCTGCCCCTTATGGCATTACGGTTATTGCAGACCTTTTCAGTTGCCTGATGCTCACGGCCAGTGCTCTGGTGGGTTTAGCGGTTGTTTTATATTCGTTTTATGATTTAGACAAAGCCAGGATCAGGTTTGGCTATTATCCGGTGGTGCTGATTATGCAGATGGGTATTGGAGGTACTTTGCTGACCGGAGACCTTTTTAACTTGTATGTATGGTTTGAAATACTGTTGATATGCGCTTTTGTACTGATTACAATAGGAGGCACAAAGCAGCAGTTAGAGGGCGCCCTGAAATATGTAACCATCAACCTGATTGCCTCCGGGCTTCTGCTGGTAGGCATCGGAACGGTATATGGTGTTGCAGGATCGCTTAATATGGCTGAAATAGCTGTTCAGGCCCGCAACTTGCCTCATACGCAAAGTTTATTTGTGGTAGCCAGCATGTTCTTTATCGTGAGTGTCGGTATCAAAGCGGCAGCATTTCCGCTGTTTTTCTGGTTGCCTGCCTCCTATCACACGCCTCCTATCGCTATCTCAGCCATTATTGCAGGGCTCCTGACCAAGGTGGGGGTATATGTGCTGATCAGGCTGTTTACGCTAATCTTCCAGGTGGAGCCCGGTATTACAAATAGCATCCTGCTCTGCATGGCGGGTTTTTCTATGGTTATTGGTGTGTTGGGAGCCGCTATACAAACCGACTACAGAAAAGTGCTTTCCTTCAGCATTGTAAGCCAGATTGGTTATATGCTGATGGGGCTCGCCATTTTTACACCGCTTGCTATTGCAGGTTCTATCTTTTTCATCATCCAGAACATGCTGGTAAAGGCCAACCTGTTCCTGGTTGGCGGGGCCGTAGCACAGGAGCGCGGCACTTTCAGCTTCCGATATCTGGGTGGAGTGTATAAGCACCGGCCCCTGCTGGCAGGTATTTTCTTTGTGTCGGCTTTGTCGCTTGCGGGTATACCGCCCTTTTCCGGCTTCTGGGGCAAGCTAATGCTGGCAAGAGCCGGTTTCGAAAGCGGCTTTTACACCATAGCAGGTATAGCGGTTGGTGCCAGTATTATCACAATCATTTACCTGACCAGGATCTGGAACCAGGTTTTCTTGAAAGATAAACCAGCAGACGCTGCCATTGCCCTGCTCCCGACGCAGCCTTTCCGAGGTATACTGCAACTGCCTATGCTCCTGCTTTTAGGCTTTATCCTGGCAATGGGTGTTTATGCAGAACCCTTTGTGGACTTTACCTTACAGGCTGCCGACGGTCTGCTCAACAGCGAAAACTACATTAATGCCGTATTACATAAACCACAGGCAGAAAGGATAACGCCATGA
- a CDS encoding Na+/H+ antiporter subunit E, whose product MKTFLIHCIIAAYVVNWVLVQQEWLPFNAFVTFLVFLGAFFILWLSALVYNREYFRKMPKVIGLFFFFLKELIMANLKIAYDIITPRYFMNPAIIALPLKAKTDLEISLLANMLTLTPGSLSVDVSEDRKELYVHLLYAADEDVESIKLELKNGFERRILEITT is encoded by the coding sequence ATGAAAACATTTCTCATACACTGTATTATAGCCGCCTATGTGGTAAACTGGGTGCTGGTGCAGCAGGAGTGGCTGCCTTTCAACGCCTTTGTAACCTTTCTGGTGTTTCTGGGTGCTTTCTTTATCCTCTGGCTGAGTGCGCTTGTTTATAACAGGGAATATTTCAGGAAAATGCCGAAGGTCATCGGGCTGTTTTTCTTTTTTCTGAAGGAGCTGATCATGGCAAACCTAAAAATCGCTTATGATATTATTACGCCACGGTATTTTATGAACCCCGCTATTATTGCTTTACCGCTTAAAGCCAAAACCGACCTGGAGATTAGCCTGCTGGCCAACATGCTTACCCTTACTCCCGGCTCTTTGAGCGTGGATGTTTCTGAAGACAGAAAGGAACTCTATGTGCATCTGCTTTACGCTGCCGACGAAGATGTAGAGTCGATTAAACTGGAACTGAAAAACGGATTTGAAAGAAGAATTTTAGAGATAACTACATGA
- a CDS encoding monovalent cation/H+ antiporter complex subunit F, with protein sequence MNLFDTSLLIAFFVLGVCLLLAAIRFAMGPSLLDRITAFDLIVANVIGLIAIYSKLTRDFELIDVALILSLFGFLGSISFTYYMMRR encoded by the coding sequence ATGAACCTGTTTGATACTTCCCTGCTGATAGCATTTTTTGTGCTGGGTGTTTGTCTGCTGCTGGCTGCCATCAGGTTTGCCATGGGTCCAAGTCTGCTGGACCGCATCACCGCTTTCGATTTAATTGTGGCAAATGTAATCGGTCTTATTGCTATTTACAGTAAACTGACGCGAGATTTTGAGCTGATTGATGTTGCCCTGATCCTTTCACTGTTCGGTTTCCTGGGTTCGATCTCGTTTACCTATTATATGATGCGCCGTTAA
- the mnhG gene encoding monovalent cation/H(+) antiporter subunit G — protein MNLDIEFIKEIISSAFILAGVFFMLVAAIGLLRLPDFYTRMSAITKGATLGMGFIVVGIGVYFNDTEIMLKILGILFFTLITSPVAAHAITRSAIHKKVTLWKKTNIEEFETYLKKNRLELIEKKGDNDKAAS, from the coding sequence ATGAACCTGGATATTGAATTTATAAAAGAAATCATCAGTAGTGCTTTTATTCTGGCTGGGGTATTCTTTATGCTGGTAGCTGCCATTGGCCTGCTGCGCCTGCCAGATTTTTATACGCGTATGTCAGCCATTACGAAGGGAGCAACATTAGGCATGGGTTTTATAGTGGTAGGTATTGGCGTGTATTTCAACGATACTGAAATCATGCTGAAGATACTGGGCATACTTTTCTTTACGCTCATCACCTCTCCTGTGGCTGCCCATGCCATTACCCGTTCTGCCATACATAAAAAAGTAACGCTCTGGAAAAAAACGAATATCGAAGAGTTTGAAACTTATCTTAAGAAGAACAGGCTGGAACTGATTGAGAAAAAAGGCGACAACGACAAAGCCGCCAGCTGA